The Celeribacter marinus genome window below encodes:
- a CDS encoding SCO family protein: MNTRNIAIGSVVAAVALLGATFVVTQLGPTSDDQFAQCRASAVSGGASAIGGPFELVRDDGVTVTDVDVFTKPTLLYFGYTFCPDVCPLDNMRNADALRLLDERGYDAQAAFISIDPERDTVEVVSEFSDLFHENMIGLTGSMEQVKAASKAYKTYFKKQDGDPEYYLVDHSTFAYLVFPEIGFVEFFKREDEADEMADRVACFIDAWDK, translated from the coding sequence ATGAACACGCGTAACATTGCCATTGGATCCGTTGTCGCGGCGGTTGCCCTTCTTGGTGCGACATTTGTCGTGACCCAACTCGGACCAACGTCCGACGATCAGTTTGCGCAATGTCGTGCCTCAGCGGTTTCGGGTGGCGCGAGTGCAATCGGCGGCCCGTTTGAATTGGTGCGCGACGATGGTGTGACGGTGACGGATGTCGACGTATTTACAAAGCCAACACTGCTCTATTTTGGCTACACCTTTTGTCCCGATGTTTGCCCGCTTGATAACATGCGCAACGCGGATGCGCTCCGCCTTTTGGACGAGCGCGGATATGATGCGCAGGCGGCGTTCATTTCCATTGATCCAGAACGCGATACGGTTGAAGTCGTCAGCGAGTTTTCCGATCTATTTCATGAAAACATGATCGGGCTGACAGGGTCGATGGAGCAGGTCAAGGCGGCATCGAAAGCCTACAAAACCTATTTCAAAAAACAAGACGGCGATCCCGAATACTATCTCGTAGATCACTCTACGTTTGCGTATCTGGTGTTCCCCGAAATAGGGTTTGTCGAGTTTTTCAAACGCGAAGATGAAGCGGACGAAATGGCGGACCGGGTAGCGTGCTTTATCGACGCTTGGGATAAATAG
- a CDS encoding ActR/PrrA/RegA family redox response regulator transcription factor: MTDNAKLDLGEDKSLLLVDDDEPFLRRLARAMEKRGFEVETADSVAAGKAISTARPPAYAVIDLRLADGNGLDVVEVLREKRPDSRIVVLTGYGAIATAVAAVKIGATDYLSKPADANDVTNALLATGDALPPPPENPMSADRVRWEHIQRVYELCDRNVSETARRLNMHRRTLQRILAKRSPR, encoded by the coding sequence ATGACCGACAATGCCAAACTCGATCTCGGTGAGGATAAATCACTGCTCCTCGTGGATGATGACGAGCCATTTTTGCGCCGCCTTGCACGGGCGATGGAAAAGCGTGGTTTCGAAGTTGAAACGGCGGATTCAGTCGCGGCAGGTAAGGCAATTTCAACGGCTCGCCCGCCAGCATATGCAGTGATCGATCTGCGCCTTGCAGATGGAAACGGCCTGGATGTTGTCGAAGTGCTTCGCGAAAAACGCCCGGACAGCCGCATTGTCGTGCTCACAGGTTACGGTGCCATTGCTACGGCGGTCGCTGCGGTAAAAATCGGTGCAACAGATTACCTGTCCAAACCCGCGGACGCCAATGACGTCACCAACGCGCTTTTGGCCACAGGCGATGCGCTTCCACCCCCTCCAGAAAACCCAATGTCAGCGGACCGTGTACGTTGGGAGCATATTCAACGCGTCTATGAGTTGTGCGACCGCAACGTATCGGAGACTGCGCGCCGCCTCAACATGCACCGCCGCACATTGCAGCGCATTTTGGCAAAACGATCGCCGCGCTAG
- a CDS encoding HD domain-containing protein: MAQARAWQRMLSGRRLDLLDPTPMDIEIEDIAHGLAFVARWNGQTHGDFAYSVAEHSILVEALFRRLYPNEPIKWQLAALLHDAPEYVIGDMISPVKAAVGDGYSALDDRLAAAIHIRFGLPAKVPQAIKKKIKKADRISAWLEAVQIAGFSIAESDKLFGKPDPEIIAGLSIILRPPVETRNAFTTRYSDLMARL, translated from the coding sequence ATGGCACAAGCACGCGCATGGCAACGGATGCTTTCGGGACGGAGGCTTGACCTTTTGGACCCGACCCCGATGGACATCGAAATCGAGGATATCGCACACGGGCTTGCGTTTGTGGCCCGTTGGAATGGTCAAACGCACGGCGATTTTGCCTATTCTGTGGCCGAACATTCCATTCTGGTCGAGGCGCTTTTTCGCCGTCTTTATCCGAACGAACCGATCAAATGGCAATTGGCGGCTCTTTTGCATGATGCCCCTGAATACGTCATCGGTGACATGATTTCCCCTGTAAAAGCGGCGGTTGGGGATGGGTACAGCGCACTGGATGATCGTCTTGCGGCGGCTATTCATATCCGCTTTGGCTTGCCTGCCAAGGTGCCGCAGGCGATCAAGAAGAAGATCAAGAAAGCAGACCGCATTTCGGCATGGTTGGAGGCGGTTCAGATCGCGGGATTTTCCATCGCGGAAAGCGATAAGTTATTCGGCAAGCCCGATCCTGAAATTATTGCGGGGCTGAGTATCATTTTGCGCCCGCCAGTTGAGACGCGAAACGCCTTTACCACGCGGTATTCGGACCTGATGGCGCGGCTTTAA